Genomic DNA from Urocitellus parryii isolate mUroPar1 chromosome 5, mUroPar1.hap1, whole genome shotgun sequence:
tctctctctctctctctctctctctctctctctctctcctctctcactctctctttaaaaaagaaaaaaaaaaaaaacaattactttCATCCTAAAAGGAAAGAATCTTAGGACTTTAGTATTTTCTTCTCTCGATTTTTCCCCCTGTGGAATTTGTATAGCTGCAGTTTAGACTGGCAACATTTTAGGTACTTGTGTTGATGGTGACCATTTCCTCCCCTCCAGAAAAAAAGGATAACTTATTTAACCATTAAATATTACTATAgcagttttttaaataatatatgaaacCATTTGCCTTAATCTTAGTAACTGTTAGGCTGTTGAAATTAAATAACCTGGCTCATGAACACTTGAGAACTTTATTTAAGTTAAATGGATCTATTCGTGACATGAAGTGAAACATCTCAAAAGCATTACAAATCTTAAGGAGTTTCTCTCCAGAAGATATTggttttttaataaaaaccaaTAGAAACAGCTTAAACATCAATAATATTCCAGAAAGCTGATATGAAAGAGTAAAAGGAGCTGACTTATCTTTTCATGCCTAATTTCTTGAACAAAGTTAGTAAATGAGATGACTTCTTCGAAAAGTGCCCTGAATGTTTTAAGCAGTGGGCCAAACAAACCTAAGTAAAGATATTAGCCGAACATGTTGAAATCTAGGAATAAAAGCCAGAAGATTGACCTGAGTAAGCACTGAATTGTGGTGTTCTTATGGTATGTGTGTTACTACTACCTCACAAAGTCCAAGTCAAGGTGAAAGTGATTATGTGACCAATTTAGCTACCATCAAAATGTCTTCAGTCTTTAAATGTTTAGTCTATTGCTTTGTAAACAATAGTTATCTTGATAGAAGATGGTTTGCAATTAAAATTTGGCAAGATGATTAGCTATTGTACAAAACTTGGTTGTACCATGTTTTAATATAATGAAATcttaataggaaatatttttttaaaatgattatcaaAATGTGGCAgtttttatattatcaaaattggATAAACAAGGATGGTAATATATAGTTAGCTGGGAAATATACATTGAATGGGAAATCACCAGTCACTAGAAAAAAATCTGAcactcatattttgaaatcccTATTTAGTAGTACTAGGAAGAGATTTTACTTCCTTGAAATagggatagaaaaagaagatACAGAAGGAAAGGGTTAATTACCTTCATAAATTGAATTTCACATTCAAGTGCTGTTGAGGGCAAAAGGTGGTTTCCAGGAGTGGCTGTGGCTGTCTGCTACTCTGAAATATAGGCCATCAATTTTCAACCAAGTCTCAGAGAATCTAATGGTAGCAAAGGACAAGCAGATGAAGGGATTGTCAAATGCAGCAGAACAGTGGATACTCCCAACATATTACATTTGTGTACCAAACATGGGTGAACTTAAATGATATTGAGACCCACATTTTAGAGTAAAGATGATGACTTCTCAATCTGTTTGCTTTGTATGAAAGGTGGATAGAATAACAATTTTTTAGAGAATGTGTTTTAAAACCACTACAAAAGGCCTCCAGTAAAATGAACCctgtaatatattattttgtgaaaaatCATCCAGTATCATAGAAAACTATATTTGTTAATTTAGATTGacattctttgaaaatttttaaggCTAATGTTACCTGTCTCATCTAACAAGCCAGATATTTTGATGGTCACTTTTAAACCTGCTAAACCTATGGCAGATGAATGATCCTTCCAAATAAAGGCAAACAACTGGGAAATGAAGACTGGAGAGAAATGAGTCCTGGGGTAATTCCTTTGGCAACCTATTAGTGCTGTCATCAGCAGTGTCTGACAGCATTTTTGATCTGAAGAGGCGATAGTGCTTTCAAAAAGTTTTCTGTGGTCATGAGACTAATCCTGGAACCTGAAAGTCATTTCCAGCTTGACCACGCCACCACACTTTCCACAAAGCCACATCTAGTCTGAGTTCCAGGGCCTGGTCAGAGTTCTGAAAGCAATTGCAAATGTGTAGTCTCCGAGTGGGCACTTGTTTGTAAGTATTTATTTTCCGGAGCCCACTCAGGAGCAGAAAGAAGCTATAGGCTGTTAAAGAGGACGGAACAATGAGTCAAAACAACGCCTCCCCACTTTTACACTAATGCATGGGGGAAATCCCCACAACACTAGTGTTTGATTATGAATGGAGATTGCTTTGGAGTGAGAGGACTGGTGTCCATCATAGGCAAGCAAAGAAAACTTGCAGGTCTCGTCTTAATCTAAACACATTAACCCGCAGGTGCTTTGTGCTGTGTTTTAGTAGTTTCACAGATATTGAATGTTTAATTCCCACCcagtaaatatttcataaatgattCCTGCAgcaaaaatattgttgaaaagtatttatttacaCTATAGTCATAAACCATTCTTTATCTGAACTTCAGTTAGTGGTTTGGTGTTAGAATAGGTGATTTATTTTTCCACAACTATTAAGAGCTAATAACCAAACGAATGGGCTCCAGTAACATTATGTACATTCTTATCTGAAATCTGACTACAAACATAACACTTTTAAGTCACAAAACAGAGCATACAAAAatatactttctaaaaaaaattccaaatattaatAGGCAGAAATATACAGCCATACTTAACCCAGggagtgattttattttctatagtaaGGCAACCCATTTACATGCAGACCCTGTAACATTGTCTACATCACACAAGGCACCAAGGACACTTCCAACACAATTGCATGCATCCTAGTTTCAGAGAATATATGTACATCCCCCTTTAAATAAATTAACCTCTGACTCATTTCAAGAGATCATaaatgctttttacatttttttcccgaAGGTTCAGAACTTGGAGAACAGTGCAcatcaaaaatacacaaaatctGAGTGGATATACACTGAAAATATAGTCTCTTCATTTCTCAACTCAAAAAGGAGCAGATATTGCTATGTCCCTCCCATCACATTGCACTTCTGTTCTCTGAGTTTATAATACATATTGCTTAAAGGGTTGAGACAACTAAATAAGCTTTGATTCACTGTTCTAGGGCCACAGAACGTGGCATGAAGGCCATGCTTTACTCATTGTACAGTGTCCCCCAAATCAGTCCCAAGCCATAAAGTGCACATCAGTTTTGCTTGTCTTTTTGCTGTCCCCACTTGAAGGGATCAGCATCTCCCAACCTACTGTAGAAAAAGTCTCATATCAACTCTGACATCCAAGGTCAAAAACCTGTAATGGATCAAAATAAAGGGAAGGGGGAACAAAACCTAGTCAAACAACCCTTTACAGCAGGGTCAGACCTCAGCCCTCTAGGCTAGGGACCCTCACCCAACCCTCTTCTGAGTTTCCCCATTGCCTTGGGGTGATAGTCAACTCACCTAAGAGAGACTAAAATAGGTAAATTTTAGGAAAGACTTGCTTCTAAGAGAAAAGAGGGGCAGGGCAGGATTCCACCAAGGCCCTCTGCtcaaggaggagagggagaagcagGGAAGAGTGGTAGTGTTTATCGTGCAGTTCAAATGGACAAAGAGCCTCCTGGGCCTTGAGCAACTACTGTGTCAGCCTGAGTCTCATCTTAAGGTGTCCGGGTTCGTGAGGAGCAAGGGGCAAGTGGCCCTCCACCAATActgctgttgttgctgctgcACAGGCTGCCCCCAGCCTGTGAGCCCCCAGGGCAGGAAGCTGAGGAGGGGGCTGCCACGGAGGAGGAGGGGGCACTGCTTTTCCGCTCCTTCTGTCTCAGATGGATCTTGGTGTGGCGCTTCCTTTCATCACTCCTGGCAAACTTGCGGCCACAGTAGTCACAGGCGAAGGGCTTCTCACCCGTGTGGGTGCGGATGTGTGTGGTGAGGTGGTCACTCCGGCTGAAGTTGCGCATACAAATCCGACACTGGAAGGGCTTATGTCCAGTATGGATACGGATATGCCGTGTCAGCTCATCAGAGCGGGAGAATCGTCGGTCACAGCCTTCTGCTGGGCATGGGTAGGGTCTCTCATGCACGGGTGTCTTGCTAGGTCTGTTGGGGTACTTGCGAGGCCTCAGAATGGGCCGCAGTGGCAGGTGGTGTGGGTTATAggcggcagcagcagctgctgctgagCCACTACCAGGCAGCCGGGGTCCCTCATTACCTCCACTGGCCCCTGGTCCTGTGACCCCTGCACTGGGGCCGGCCAAAGTAAAGTTACGGATGGTAGAGAGTGGAGTGAGTGGAGGGGGTACCCGCAGGGAGTCCAGAGGACAGGGAAAGGGCTTGCGGTCTGGGCCAGCTGTACCATGTAGGTCTCTCTGGCACTGAGATGGAAAAAATCCAGGATAGTCTGGAATCATGGGGAAGAGACCTGGGTCCGTGGCTGGCTTGGGGGATGGGTAGGAAGGAGGTGGTGGGTAGGccagagaggaggaggtggaggttgTGGATGCAGATAAGAACGCAGAAGGGTCTTGGTAGAGGTCTCCTGCACAGCcagaataaggaggaggaggcggTGGTGGAGAGTAGAGGTGATCCAGCTCAGGCTGAGTCTGGGACATGGTGCATACACCCAGGGGTCCTGTGGCCAGTGGGTTGGGGGAAGCAGATGTGACGCTGGATGAGGCTGTGGTTGAAGCTGGGGAGGTGACCCCTTGCAGGATGCCTGCACTCACAATATTGATGATGCCTTCTGGATAGCAGCTGGCACCAGGGTACTGAGGGTCAATGGAGAACTTGCCCATGTAAGTGAAGGTCTGGTTTCTGGGCGTAGAGACAGGAGCAAAGCTGCTGGGATATGGGAGATCCAAGGACCTCTTCTCTCCAGTCATGTCAATGTTGATCATGCCATCTGGGAAGGGAAAAAGCAGAATGGAGGTGGAACAATGAGAATGCAGCCAAGAATCCCCTTCTCACCCTCTCTCTCATGGGTCCATTCCTAAGGGCCTGGATCTCAGCACTGTAGAGTTGTGGCAAAGCCCAACAGGTGGGGAAACAGACCTAGAGACACTACGAAGAGACTAGCTCTAATCTGGGACTCAAGAACTACCTCTAGGAAAGCAGGATGAGCTCCTTCCAACGCCCCCCTCCCAACCATCTGTAGCTCTAGTCTCTAATAAAAACACCCAATAATAGCAAACAACAACATTAACATTTTCCCATCTGCCTGGaacttctctccttttcctttgccTAGGGGTCCTACAGCTGGGTTACTAGAACAGACACCAGCCAAGAACGGACCAATCCCAGCTAAAGCCAAGAAGGTGCCAGCGAGAGAGAGGAGCCTGAGAACCGCGCGGGGATGGGAGGGAGAATATTTGGTTGCTCCTTATCCCCAatgccttctctccctccttctcccgcTGCGCTTTCGCTGAAGGCTGCTGGAGGAAATGGGAGGCTAAGGAGGAAGGATCTTATACGTTTTCCCTCTCCTCCCGGTATCCTCAGGCTTGCCGGACACTCTTGCGTCCCCCGCCCCAGCCCAAAACCCAAGACCAGTGACCACGCTCCGTGGAAGGCGCGGGGGCCGAGGAAGACGACTTCCTACAGCATCGCCAAGGAAACCCGCGGTGCCGGTGCCCCCGCGGGCCTCCCTCCACAGTCCGGGGGCTGCTTGCCGCTGTTGCCCGccctcctctaccacctcctcccagcctcccccGACCGGAGCGCCAGCCTTGCTAACCCCCTCCACTTCGCGGGCGGCGCACAGGTGGGGGTGCGCCTTGAAGGCTGCGCGAGGAGCGCGCTCCAACCAGAGAGTCCACTGCCCGGGAGGGAGCTGTAGACGCTCTTCTTTTGCACTTTGCAGCCCGACCGTTCAGATGCGCAATTCTTGCTGGGAGCCCCGAACTTTATCATCACTTTGTCCCTACCCCAGGAGGGGAAAGGCCGAATGCGGCGGGACGAAGGGCCTGCGCAAGCCCCGAAGCCCTGAAAGGCGTCTCTCGCATCCTCATCACTGAGTCCGCCAGGGGACCGGTGCGCCACGGCACACGCACGCGGGTTAGCTGACAACCTGGTACATTTGCCAGTGCTCCCATCCTCAATGTCCTGATCCCCTTCTCTTGGGCTCCTCCTGCATTCACTTTCAGTCTTCAAAGCCAGGGCAGTCAGAGCCGTCCACCCAGATCCCCAATCCTCTCCTCCGAGTCCCGAAACACCCACAGCTCTCCACCCACTACCTCCAAGCCCTGCGAGTTCTAGCCTGCGGCGAGAACACGCGGCTTACCTCCGACCACTCCGTTCATCTGGTCAAAGGGACCTCCCAGTTCGGCATTGGGGAAGATGGTCACCGACGTGGCGGCGAGGTCTTCCACCGGATAGATGTTGTCAGACAGCTGGTGCACAAAACCACTGAGAGTTACTGGGATTTTGTCTACGGCCTTGGCGGTCATCATTTGCTCCTCGCACAACCTGGAGACCCAACTCCCTCGCTACCTGGACTGTCACAGAAGCCGTTTTGGAGAGGAATTGGACTGAGCCTGAGTTGGTATCTCCTTTTGCCCTCCACACTTAGAAACAACCACcaccaataacaacaaaaaaaaaaatccaacagaaaTAAAACTAGCAAACAAGTTGCTggcttttaaagaaagaagaaaaaaatggctatTTGCCACTGACTCTCTCCTGTCTGTGTTCCGGCAGTTGGGAAGCCAGGAGTTGCTGGTGTAGTGTTATTATAACAGTCAGTGTGTCCCCTCGCCGAGCTATTAATCAATTGCTGCTCTCTCAGTTCGGCGGAAAGTGTTGCTGTAAGTATTTATGGGCAGGTTTCAAAGCCCGTGACGTCGCTGCCCATATATGGACTGAGGAACAGGGCTGGGCCAGGCGGCTTTTGCCGTCACATGGCTGATTTGCATACGGGCTCGGCCGCGCGGGCTCCGCTGGGCTCGCCACTACCGGTTCGCAGCCCGAGGAAACCCTCAGGGGTCCGAGGTGCACGGCCCGGCTGGAGCCTGGGTCCCGGGAGCAGGGCTCGGCAGGGATGAGGGCGCTCAGTGGACTCCGCTGCGGCCACGGCGGGAGCTGGAGCGATTAGGGACTGCAGCTCAGCCTCCCCGGCGGGGAGGAATTCCGGTTCTCCGAGACTTTCCAAAAAAGGCGAAGATCCGGTGCTGGCGGCTCCgcctccccagcccttgtttgggAGCCATTCCGGAAAATTAAACTTCGGAAAGAAACCGAGCATAGCCGAGACACTACAGTCAAACCCCTACTCACTTTCTTGGCAGCTCAAAACCGCAAGCAAAAGGAGGCAgcgaagaaaaaaaagaaagaaaaaaaaaaaagctacatgcATTCACGGAAGCTGACTGCTTTTTTCTGAATTACTTGGTGGAAAGAAGTGGCTGGTGATAAGAGTGAATGCGGTATTGCTTTTTTGGAAAGTCTGTTCTATTTATACAGGAGCGAAAACGGAACAggtttgggttgtttgtttgtttaagtatTTTGGGCACCGTGAGGCTGAGGGGAGGGGGTAGACCCTAGGAAGAGCAGAATTACTGAGGGAGCTTCGAGAGAAATCCTCAGCCGGAGACACCCTCTTCCTCTGCCCGCGCTCTCCCCGCCCCCCTTCAGCTGCTGAGCGGATCGGGCTCCCTTCCCAGCGCGTCTGGGCGGTCGGCTGCGTGGGGGCGTCCAGATGGAGGCTTGGACACTCACCCTGCCCcgtcacatacacacacacacacacacacacacacacacacacacacacacaccacttccgCTACACACACTCCCTCCTCCGCTGCCCTCTTCACACACCCACTCATACACCTTATGCTACACACCTCCCTGTTGACACAGCGCGCCAGCGTGTCCGGCTAGCCAACAGGGTCTCGGGGCGGCACAACAGACGCCAAAGCTCTCCAGAGTGTATTTTCTGCAAAGACTGTCCTCACCTTTACCATCTCTCCCTGTCACCACAAACCCCCCTGAGCCCCGCGAACACACTCCCAGGGTGAGTGAGCCCTGTCCGCACCCAAGCCTTACTCCAGAACGCACACTAGGAGAAACATTCTCCCCCTGCCTCTCCAAGAACCACCTCGGTGTCCTCGGCACGGTCCTGAGTGAAGCAAACAGTGTCCCCAACGCGTCTCGAGCCGCCATCATCCCACACGTGTTTCTCTTTGctagttaaaaagaaaactgacCCAAAGTAACCTTCTCTGGTTCCTAAAGCAATTTTCAAAAACTTCTCGGCGGTGTGTTCTAGTTCGCTGGACACACAGCTCCTACCTCCCAGCTTGCCCCAGCCTGCACCAGAAGCGCTCCGGGCCTGGCCAGGGCCCTCCGGGAGGCTGGTCCTAGATTTCCCCAAGCCCCGCAAGCCGGCGCCTGCCTAGCCTGTGGCAGTTTGTGCCTTCGCCCTTTCCTGCTCCAAAGTCGTGGAAGCCGAGGAAAAAGCGCAGGGGCTAGCTTCGCGAACCCGGCTCGTCCCTTTCCTGTTCCCGACCCTGAGCCGCCCCAGTCTGAAGGGGACCCAAGCGGGCAAGAGCCACGGCGCCACGCCGTGGAGGGAGCGTGGCGCTGCAGGCGCTCTCCAGGCGCTCACCTGCCACGGCCGCGGACGCAGCGCGCCAGCTCCCGCCTGGGCTCTAGCTCAAGACGGTCAGGGGCGCGGGACAGCCAGAAACAGCCTCTGGTCGTCTGTCCGAGCACCGCTTCTTTCACTGCCCGCCTCAACAGCTGGTCTCCAGGAACCCGCCACCTCTCTGACTTAAAACGCCCTGAGCTAATTTGGGAAAGTTTCTTGCTTACGCTGCGCGCTCTTTTCCAATTGgggatgaaaaataaaagggaaaagaaaagaaatcgcATCAAGGTTAGCACATCTGTAGgtaccccagccccaggaaaaacGTGTAAAGTCGCGtttctaagaaaagaaaagaaagctgcgCTCTTACCACGTGCGCCAGCCCGCTCCGCCTGCGCTCCGGCCGGTCCCGCGGCCCCCGCGCTGACCACCGGCAAGACGACGCCTCGAAGGGGAACCCGACTCGCATCTCCAGCCTGAGTCCGAAAGAAAGGGGGGTAGCCGAATTATGCAAATGTAGCTCCGGGCAGAGGGGCTCGGGTTACGGCCCCCGCCAGCGCCAGAGGTGAGGCACCACCGGTGGCAAGCGCCGGCCTGGCAACTGCTCTGGCTTCGCTCCTTTCGGTACACGTGGGCGGGCGCGCGGGCGGGCAAGCGAATTGCCGCGGCCTCTTCACAGCGGGAGCTGCTGACAACCCGGCGGGCTGCAGCAGTGCGCCGCCCCGAGGGGGAGCTCCCGGACGCCCAAGTGCCAGGCGAACTAGGCTCTGAGGGCAGGACGTCTGCTGCGGGTGACCAGGCGAGGGGGAACCGCGCGGTCTGCCGCTGCCACCTTTCGCGGAGGAGGAGGCCAGTGCGGTTAAAGAGGGGGGAGGAGGCCTCACCGAAGAGTGTTGAAAGCATGTTAGAGTAAATGGGAGTAACTGAGCCTCTGGAATTCTGAACTTTCCAAGGACTCACACATCAGGTAGGAGCGCCGGAGGTGGGGTGGGATCCCCCCGCAACCAAGAACTGCTGGTAGGTGGTTCAGTCTCCTGGAAGGGTGCCTGGGGCCAATCCTAGGAAGCCTTCCCTCATCCTCCGCTGAAAACTGGTCAGTAGATACTTCCTGTAACTTTTTTTCAAAGAGGGTCTCTTTAATATAGATAAAGCAGATAATGGAAC
This window encodes:
- the Egr2 gene encoding E3 SUMO-protein ligase EGR2, producing the protein MRVGFPFEASSCRWSARGPRDRPERRRSGLAHVLSDNIYPVEDLAATSVTIFPNAELGGPFDQMNGVVGDGMINIDMTGEKRSLDLPYPSSFAPVSTPRNQTFTYMGKFSIDPQYPGASCYPEGIINIVSAGILQGVTSPASTTASSSVTSASPNPLATGPLGVCTMSQTQPELDHLYSPPPPPPPYSGCAGDLYQDPSAFLSASTTSTSSSLAYPPPPSYPSPKPATDPGLFPMIPDYPGFFPSQCQRDLHGTAGPDRKPFPCPLDSLRVPPPLTPLSTIRNFTLAGPSAGVTGPGASGGNEGPRLPGSGSAAAAAAAYNPHHLPLRPILRPRKYPNRPSKTPVHERPYPCPAEGCDRRFSRSDELTRHIRIHTGHKPFQCRICMRNFSRSDHLTTHIRTHTGEKPFACDYCGRKFARSDERKRHTKIHLRQKERKSSAPSSSVAAPSSASCPGGSQAGGSLCSSNNSSIGGGPLAPCSSRTRTP